A segment of the Gemmatimonadota bacterium genome:
ATCAGGATGGGAGAGTGCGTTGCCATCACGAACTGGCCTCCGTTCTCGATGGCTTCGTGCACCATGGCGATGAAGGCCAACTGGCTCTGCGGCGACAGCGCGGCCTCGGGTTCGTCCAGCAAGTAGAGCCCTCCCGGCACCAGGCGGGAGCGGAGCAGGGCGAGGAAGCTCTCCCCGTGCGAGTGATGGTCGAGGTCCTGTCCGTAGCGACGCTCCATCTCACGCAGGGAGCCGGCCGCCGGGCCTCTGGCCAAGCCCTTGACATAGTCGGATGCACCGACGAATTCCTCGTCGATCTCCTGGAGACGTGCCTCCAGAACGGCACGATCCGCACGCAGGCGTGCAGCGAATCCGAAGAAATCCTCGGCACGCAGGAAGAATCCGCGATGGGTGCGAGTTCGACTCCACGCGAGCCGCAGGTGCTCGGCGAGGGCCCGCT
Coding sequences within it:
- a CDS encoding AAA family ATPase, which codes for MAAQLLSVARKRWPEGEAAACFPFAVPSIAALEPLELAVPVTFFVGENGSGKSTLLEALAVASRLPAVGRRDPASDETLSAQRALAEHLRLAWSRTRTHRGFFLRAEDFFGFAARLRADRAVLEARLQEIDEEFVGASDYVKGLARGPAAGSLREMERRYGQDLDHHSHGESFLALLRSRLVPGGLYLLDEPEAALSPQSQLAFIAMVHEAIENGGQFVMATHSPILMAIPGAVIVSFDERPPRQVAFDQLTHVTLMRDFLASPERFLRHLWGRSDT